In Candidatus Sysuiplasma acidicola, the genomic window ACACGGAAGGGAAAATTGTCATTTCACTGATGGCGGCCATAAAAATAGACAGGCTGCAGTCGGTGCTGCCCGGAAGCAAGATAGTCAGAGCAATGCCGAATATTGCCGCGACCATAGGGGAATCCATGACAGCCTACGCCATGGGCGGAGGGTTCAGCGCAGCAGATGCGAAAAAGGCCACAGATGTGTTGGGCACATTCGGCGAGTTCATTCAGGTCAATGAATCGCTGATGGATGCAATAACCGCTCTTTCCGGAAGCGGACCTGCCTATATAGCAATCATCATAGATGCACTTGTCAGTGCGGGCCTGAAGGTCGGCATACCAAGAGATGTTGCTTTCAGGCTCGTTGCCAAGACGCTGACAGGCACGGCGAACCTGCTCTCGAGCCACCCTGTTCATCCGGCAGAGCTGCGCGACGCCGTAACCACACCGGCGGGGACGACGATTGCAGGCATCTATGAACTGGAAAAAGGTTCCGTCAGGACCAGCATAATGAACGCGGTCGACGCCGCTACAGAAGCGTCCAGGAAAGTTGCTGCAACATTCGACTCGGCATTTGAACCATAGAAGCTGTCTCGGGTGCGGAATGTCACACTGATTACACTATCAGCGAAAGGTCACCAAACTCATGCCAGCTGTAACCTATCTCCTTTGCGACTGAGTAGGCTGACAGGAGTGTTGAATCGTCGACAAGGGCGGAAACCATATCCACATGGGAACCGTCCGGTTCATGCAGACCGGTTATGAGGCCGTCTATCATGCCGAATCTGAAACCCGGCGTGATGTAGATGTCGGTCCTTCCATGAATGGGCTTTCTGCCTGAGATTGCACATGATTCCAGCGCTCTCGCAACAGTGGTACCCACTGCCAGAACGCGACCGCCCTCTTCGTGCGTTTTCTGAATTTGTTCAAGCGTCCTCCTGCTAACTGCGTATTCCTCATCGAGCAGCCTGGTCGCGTTTTCGAATTCTGATGACTCAAGAGAAGAAAGATTGCAATGCAGAGTAATTGTGGCAAAACGCACCCCATTCTTCTCCAGCGACTGCATCACCCTTTGGGTAAATGGCCGCGACGCAGAAGGAAATTCGACGGA contains:
- the proC gene encoding pyrroline-5-carboxylate reductase; translation: MKIAVIGAGKIGEAVARCLASSAIADSVTVTKRNTSTLKFSDRKVRVISDNAEAASKSDVVIIAVKPGDARAVLTKIAEHTEGKIVISLMAAIKIDRLQSVLPGSKIVRAMPNIAATIGESMTAYAMGGGFSAADAKKATDVLGTFGEFIQVNESLMDAITALSGSGPAYIAIIIDALVSAGLKVGIPRDVAFRLVAKTLTGTANLLSSHPVHPAELRDAVTTPAGTTIAGIYELEKGSVRTSIMNAVDAATEASRKVAATFDSAFEP